In a genomic window of Methylobacter sp. YRD-M1:
- a CDS encoding contractile injection system tape measure protein, which produces MSGNRHLIERQSLHVTLKGDESKAWELHNRLLNFCNLWLTPKLADLLDTHAPQDAHLVIERMEIDVGTLAADRLEDNLSAAIIQAIERWLQDSRHRIHPQPQNDPAQEQPSAVQYKTEPQAALEALVYFARTGRLPWSFRLPEGQNLEQFLLSSWKQATPLADAGLLAALTTADAAKRFSLQFSTTFLDTLLTCLAPAVNEIVHKLLQTLTSQPLPAEVARALQSQIWQTAFMHAKQPSALTDTQMIRDVWQALPADCKHQPAVLDWLTRYCPEALSDDQQQPGASRQSPLTVTVASEFDIEHSIEAGNAPKSAVASAATDAPHETAGSFVQTQSTGLSGNTDAKQSSSALRTKPGPSVEIPTPVMTSTATDAAPDETAVSLAQTQFPSLSSNADAEQPASDSGIKPDASVEISMSVMTSATAGAAPDETANSFVQAQFPDLSGNAGAEQSASAPQIKPGASVVVSTSAMASTASGAEQSASASGIKPGAPAGTSNVMASENIYINNAGLVLLHPFLPQFFRALNIVVDDQLIAPDRALSLLHFLGTGQLVAPEYELVLPKVLLNLALETPVDTNTLLTAEETEEATALLEAVIRHWAALKGTSDDGLRGTFLIRPGKISLRDDGDWRLQVENKAYDILLDQLPWGIGMIKLPWMHRMLWVEWRY; this is translated from the coding sequence ATGAGCGGCAACCGTCACCTCATCGAGCGGCAAAGTCTCCACGTTACCCTGAAAGGGGACGAGAGCAAAGCCTGGGAATTGCATAACCGGCTGCTGAATTTTTGTAACTTATGGCTGACGCCCAAATTGGCTGACCTGCTGGACACGCATGCTCCGCAAGACGCTCACTTGGTTATTGAACGCATGGAAATTGATGTCGGCACCCTGGCTGCCGACCGGCTGGAAGATAATTTATCCGCCGCGATAATCCAGGCTATCGAACGCTGGCTGCAGGATTCCCGGCACCGGATTCACCCGCAGCCACAGAACGATCCTGCTCAGGAACAGCCAAGTGCAGTCCAATACAAAACTGAGCCGCAGGCGGCCCTGGAAGCGTTGGTTTACTTCGCCAGGACCGGCAGGCTCCCCTGGTCTTTTCGTCTGCCGGAAGGACAAAATCTGGAGCAATTTCTGCTCAGCAGCTGGAAGCAGGCAACACCGTTGGCTGATGCCGGCTTGCTTGCCGCTTTGACCACGGCAGATGCAGCCAAACGTTTTTCGCTGCAGTTCTCAACAACGTTTTTAGACACCCTGCTAACATGCCTGGCGCCTGCTGTTAATGAAATCGTCCATAAGCTTTTACAGACTCTGACCAGCCAGCCATTGCCAGCGGAGGTCGCCAGAGCGCTGCAGTCTCAAATCTGGCAGACGGCGTTTATGCATGCAAAGCAACCTTCAGCCCTCACTGACACACAGATGATCCGCGACGTCTGGCAAGCACTGCCGGCAGATTGCAAACATCAGCCGGCAGTGCTTGACTGGCTGACGCGATACTGTCCTGAAGCATTAAGCGATGACCAGCAGCAACCGGGCGCCTCCAGGCAAAGTCCGTTAACTGTTACAGTCGCGTCAGAATTTGACATTGAGCATTCGATAGAAGCCGGCAACGCCCCAAAGTCAGCGGTGGCTTCGGCAGCAACTGACGCGCCACATGAGACTGCCGGTTCCTTTGTTCAAACCCAGTCCACGGGCCTATCCGGTAATACCGATGCAAAACAGTCGTCCTCTGCCCTGCGAACTAAGCCAGGCCCATCGGTTGAGATTCCAACGCCAGTTATGACATCGACAGCAACCGACGCGGCGCCTGACGAGACTGCCGTTTCTCTTGCCCAAACTCAATTTCCCAGCCTATCCAGTAATGCCGATGCAGAACAGCCGGCCTCTGACTCGGGAATAAAGCCAGACGCATCGGTTGAGATTTCAATGTCAGTTATGACATCGGCGACAGCCGGCGCGGCACCTGACGAGACTGCCAATTCCTTTGTTCAGGCCCAATTTCCTGACCTATCCGGTAACGCCGGTGCAGAACAGTCGGCCTCTGCCCCGCAAATAAAGCCAGGCGCATCGGTTGTGGTTTCAACGTCAGCTATGGCATCAACGGCATCTGGCGCAGAACAGTCAGCCTCTGCCTCGGGAATAAAGCCAGGCGCGCCGGCAGGGACTTCAAATGTTATGGCTAGCGAAAATATTTACATCAACAACGCCGGTCTGGTTCTATTGCACCCGTTTCTCCCGCAATTTTTCAGAGCATTAAACATTGTTGTTGACGACCAGCTCATTGCCCCGGATCGGGCATTGTCTCTGCTGCATTTTTTAGGCACAGGCCAGCTGGTTGCGCCCGAATATGAGCTGGTTCTGCCTAAAGTGCTATTAAATTTGGCATTGGAAACGCCTGTAGATACCAATACCCTTTTAACGGCTGAAGAAACCGAAGAAGCTACTGCGCTGCTTGAGGCTGTCATTCGTCATTGGGCTGCCTTGAAAGGCACCAGCGACGACGGTTTGCGGGGAACGTTTCTGATCCGCCCCGGCAAAATCAGCCTGCGTGATGACGGCGACTGGCGCTTACAGGTGGAAAACAAAGCCTACGATATTTTGCTGGACCAGCTGCCCTGGGGTATCGGCATGATAAAACTTCCCTGGATGCACCGGATGCTCTGGGTCGAGTGGCGCTATTGA